Proteins from a single region of Paraflavitalea devenefica:
- a CDS encoding response regulator transcription factor encodes MEKKSSSSLLTKNKLGEIPETDRHEQHYLEVVKAFARLTYESVYLIDYTNMSFEYVSENPLFLCGLSAEDVLQLGYEFYFRHVPEKDLELLELINEAGFDFYANVPENERKLYSITYDFHLVNKDGKPILINHKLTPLFLTQDGRMWKAMCIVSLSHHQTAGNVRIYKQGFDEVWELIVGKKIWRKSAKPVLTDREIEVLRLYAQGLSINQIAEKIFVAPDTVKYYRRQIFERLEVSNIADALSHAVNSKLI; translated from the coding sequence TTGGAAAAAAAATCGAGTTCTAGCCTACTGACGAAGAATAAATTAGGAGAAATTCCGGAAACCGACCGGCATGAACAGCATTACCTGGAAGTGGTGAAGGCATTTGCCCGCTTAACATACGAAAGTGTATACCTGATTGATTATACCAATATGTCTTTTGAGTATGTATCAGAGAACCCCCTGTTTCTATGCGGGCTTTCAGCTGAAGATGTACTGCAACTGGGCTATGAATTTTACTTTCGGCACGTTCCGGAAAAGGACCTCGAACTATTGGAGCTAATTAACGAAGCGGGGTTTGATTTTTATGCAAATGTTCCTGAAAATGAAAGAAAGCTTTACAGCATCACGTATGACTTCCACCTGGTCAATAAAGACGGTAAGCCTATTCTGATCAATCATAAGTTGACACCGCTTTTTCTTACTCAGGACGGAAGGATGTGGAAGGCAATGTGTATCGTATCGCTCTCGCATCATCAAACAGCTGGCAATGTTCGTATTTATAAGCAGGGCTTCGACGAAGTGTGGGAGCTAATCGTCGGGAAGAAAATATGGCGTAAATCAGCGAAACCTGTACTCACTGACAGGGAAATAGAAGTGTTGCGCTTGTATGCACAAGGGCTCTCTATTAACCAGATTGCAGAAAAGATCTTTGTTGCGCCTGATACCGTTAAATACTATCGCCGACAAATATTCGAGCGCCTGGAGGTAAGCAACATTGCGGACGCATTATCTCATGCAGTGAACAGTAAACTCATTTAA
- a CDS encoding DEAD/DEAH box helicase codes for MQFLAKNISLFKSLFKGREDVFAIRWEKDKKSGYMPAYFFDPYRFRAHKMKGGTFQNYPDKSYLQLTDEQIVKHLNGEQLIGLYPLLPDNASWFIAADFDEGGWVESAHKFIRACSEVGIPAYLERSRSGNGGHVWIFFEHPFPAYKSRKLVLSLLTSSGIVSAFDKNTSFDRLFPNQDYLSGKGLGNLIALPLNGVSLQQGNSCFIDPSTLQPYADQWQFIGQIQRIPVRQLEALFSRLESNHNSESYTSNLTIALKHDIHLNRSAIVPALFIFIKEELNFLNTEFIIKKNSGRNTFGTERYFRFIEEQGNSILLPKGFIGKLIRFCRDNGIAYNLADQRKTHQLVPFSFQATLRPHQQECMEAISKKDMGVVVAPPGSGKTVLALKMIADKQQPSLIIVHRKQLAQQWMERIEAFLGIPQKDIGKIGQGKIKVGERVTVATIQSLVKADLQSLADAFGLIIVDECHHVPAETFRNAIGKFNSRYLYGLTATPFRKYNDGKLIFIHLGEIIAEVRTEQLSTTNSPEIIIRNTSLEVPFNAKTDRFETLSKILIHDSERNKLILKDVVSELSKGRKIVILTGRKEHIDSLEQYLKQSFETITLCGDDSENNRNAKCKLLKTGNFQALITTGQFFGEGSDLQNVQCLFLVYPFSFKGKLIQYIGRVQRSEISPTIYDYRDSKIDYLNRMFLKRNVYYRKLEKQRTLFDLPGEENVSGEQPTQEEIIIERTVNVKIEDLEFLYGSFQFRHRIPEYAGELSFDIENLNIRPEFEVLKPYFEKFFKARSVAVHISVVLNNRNTITALSATSSDLEELNREVVESVRFRFVDKNFFGKKLISQDYGLNENLSGTVKSVYESGEELLSDVLSKGNYRHQKQLHYLAEKHEGGILKIRFILSPFAFVFLLSGNEQYHVVMETLDTDEATYIWHLPKNIIALKQGIMEIDKQLNQIRNEGRQAFLETNPVGFCRVLHDYSDERKGFVLWKDALEERLV; via the coding sequence ATGCAATTCTTAGCTAAAAATATATCCTTATTCAAGTCTCTTTTTAAAGGACGGGAAGATGTTTTTGCTATACGGTGGGAAAAAGATAAAAAGAGTGGCTATATGCCTGCTTACTTTTTTGATCCTTATCGTTTTCGTGCTCATAAAATGAAAGGCGGTACTTTTCAGAACTATCCTGATAAATCTTACCTCCAATTGACGGATGAGCAGATTGTCAAGCATCTCAACGGTGAGCAGCTCATCGGATTATATCCCCTTCTCCCTGATAATGCTTCATGGTTTATTGCGGCAGACTTTGATGAGGGAGGCTGGGTAGAATCAGCACATAAGTTTATCCGTGCTTGCAGTGAAGTTGGCATTCCTGCATATCTTGAACGTTCACGATCGGGAAACGGTGGGCATGTTTGGATCTTTTTTGAGCATCCATTTCCAGCATATAAAAGCCGGAAGTTGGTCCTGTCATTACTTACATCATCCGGTATAGTATCAGCATTTGATAAAAATACCAGTTTTGACAGGCTGTTTCCAAACCAGGATTATCTTTCGGGAAAGGGATTAGGCAATCTCATCGCATTACCATTAAATGGTGTTTCCCTGCAGCAGGGAAACAGTTGTTTTATTGATCCTTCTACTTTGCAGCCTTATGCAGACCAATGGCAATTTATCGGGCAAATACAAAGAATACCTGTAAGGCAACTTGAGGCTTTGTTTTCGAGGTTGGAATCCAATCATAACTCTGAAAGTTATACAAGCAATCTTACCATTGCTTTAAAGCATGATATTCATTTGAACCGGAGTGCTATAGTCCCGGCTCTATTTATTTTTATCAAAGAAGAACTGAATTTCCTGAATACTGAATTTATTATCAAAAAGAATAGCGGGAGGAATACTTTCGGTACAGAACGATATTTTCGATTCATCGAAGAGCAAGGCAATAGTATTCTTTTGCCTAAAGGATTTATAGGAAAACTGATCCGATTTTGCCGTGACAATGGTATTGCGTATAATTTAGCTGACCAAAGAAAGACACATCAACTTGTTCCCTTTTCATTTCAGGCAACCTTACGCCCTCATCAACAGGAATGCATGGAAGCCATCAGCAAAAAGGACATGGGAGTTGTTGTTGCGCCACCCGGTTCAGGTAAAACAGTGTTGGCGTTGAAAATGATAGCCGATAAGCAACAGCCGTCGCTTATCATTGTTCATCGAAAGCAGCTGGCCCAGCAATGGATGGAAAGAATTGAAGCCTTTTTGGGCATCCCACAAAAAGATATTGGGAAAATTGGGCAAGGAAAGATAAAAGTTGGAGAAAGAGTTACTGTCGCAACCATACAGAGTCTGGTAAAAGCTGATCTGCAAAGCCTGGCTGATGCTTTTGGATTAATAATAGTAGATGAGTGCCACCATGTCCCCGCTGAAACATTCCGTAATGCCATTGGCAAGTTTAATTCACGTTACCTCTATGGATTAACAGCAACGCCATTCAGGAAGTACAATGATGGCAAACTGATATTTATCCATTTGGGTGAAATAATTGCAGAAGTTCGTACCGAACAACTCTCAACCACAAATTCCCCTGAAATTATTATTCGGAATACTTCCCTGGAAGTCCCTTTCAATGCAAAGACCGACAGATTTGAAACCCTATCTAAAATACTGATCCATGATTCGGAACGAAATAAACTGATATTAAAAGATGTTGTAAGCGAATTAAGCAAAGGACGAAAGATTGTGATCCTGACAGGAAGGAAGGAGCATATTGACAGTCTTGAACAATATCTCAAGCAGTCTTTTGAAACCATAACGCTTTGTGGAGATGACTCAGAAAACAACAGGAACGCTAAATGTAAGCTGTTGAAAACAGGGAATTTTCAGGCTTTGATTACTACCGGACAATTTTTCGGCGAAGGATCAGATCTGCAAAATGTTCAGTGCCTGTTCCTGGTTTATCCTTTTTCTTTTAAGGGCAAACTGATTCAGTATATAGGCAGGGTACAACGTTCGGAAATAAGTCCAACGATCTATGATTACAGGGATAGTAAGATTGACTACCTCAACCGAATGTTCCTGAAAAGGAATGTCTACTACCGAAAACTGGAAAAGCAACGGACATTATTTGATTTACCTGGTGAAGAAAATGTTAGCGGAGAGCAACCCACACAGGAAGAAATAATTATAGAAAGAACTGTTAACGTTAAAATAGAAGACCTGGAGTTTCTTTATGGCAGCTTTCAGTTCCGGCACAGGATACCTGAATATGCCGGCGAATTAAGCTTCGATATAGAAAACCTGAATATTCGCCCTGAGTTTGAAGTGCTCAAACCTTATTTTGAAAAGTTTTTTAAGGCCAGATCAGTAGCAGTACATATTTCAGTAGTTCTAAACAATCGAAATACAATTACAGCCTTGTCTGCAACCTCTTCTGATCTCGAAGAGCTTAACAGGGAAGTTGTGGAAAGTGTACGGTTTCGTTTTGTTGATAAGAACTTTTTTGGTAAAAAGCTCATATCGCAGGATTACGGCTTAAACGAAAACCTTAGCGGGACAGTAAAGAGCGTCTATGAGTCAGGCGAAGAGTTGCTTTCAGATGTGCTATCGAAAGGAAACTATAGGCATCAGAAACAATTACATTACCTGGCAGAAAAACACGAAGGAGGTATACTTAAGATTCGTTTTATATTAAGCCCGTTCGCCTTTGTTTTTCTGTTATCAGGAAATGAGCAATACCATGTTGTTATGGAGACCTTGGATACTGATGAAGCTACCTATATATGGCATTTGCCTAAAAATATCATAGCTCTAAAGCAGGGTATTATGGAAATAGATAAACAACTCAACCAAATCCGTAATGAGGGTCGGCAGGCCTTTCTTGAAACTAATCCTGTCGGTTTCTGTAGGGTGTTGCATGATTATTCTGACGAACGTAAAGGCTTTGTTTTATGGAAGGATGCTCTGGAGGAAAGACTTGTTTAG
- a CDS encoding M43 family zinc metalloprotease, protein MLAANRSFLLIVFTLLTYAGIAQQKQKNDRCATVAVLQDALQRNPALKANFEKSVQQLRQVVALRKTWPALREESDTMFIPVVFHIVLQNPNLVTDAQVQAQLDTLNIDFGGINADSVKIPAAFKALFAKAKIQFKLAQRTPDDEPSTGINRYVTTRSSYAYTDNTLKYSASGGADAWDPTRYLNIWVTNISGGILGYATFPGGSVAQEQGVVILYRSMPGGTAAPYNKGRTLTHETGHYLFLYHIWGDDDGACTGSDEVDDTPNQADQTGGCPNGVVLTDACATAAPGFMYQNYMDYTDDACMIMFTKEQAIRMEEAVTTFRASLLTSNGADPVVLKDINASLRSINQPASRVCDATFAPSITLRNLGVQTLIAATIYASVDGGTAVLTQWTGSLVSRATADITLNNITVTAGKHTLKIYVTNPNGSIDGELTNDTLTSTFEYYPPVTPPLTESFEGTTFPPQGWDIVNPDNYFTWERVTGVAKTGNASVVMRNLQYEQNGPKDYLRLPQVSIGAADSAFLTFQVAAAVQTAPGTANNVWDTLQVLVSTDCGNTYTSLYKKWGGSLITRQTAITTSFVPLASEWRKDSVNLTPYIGNQPIMLAFLNSSEFENNIYLDDINLYTLVVNPNLREKGLLVTPNPTTGALSVQFYPNPTKLRGIAIFDAAGQKVAERRVGNGGGTRYDFDLSPFANGLYLVRVVYTDKTVTQKVIKNR, encoded by the coding sequence ATGTTGGCTGCCAACCGATCCTTTCTGCTCATTGTATTCACGCTCCTGACCTACGCCGGTATCGCACAGCAAAAGCAAAAAAACGACCGTTGTGCAACGGTGGCTGTATTACAGGATGCATTACAGCGTAATCCCGCTTTAAAGGCCAATTTTGAAAAATCTGTTCAGCAATTACGGCAGGTAGTCGCCTTGCGCAAGACCTGGCCCGCTTTACGGGAAGAATCGGATACGATGTTTATCCCGGTCGTTTTTCACATTGTGCTCCAGAATCCCAACCTGGTGACAGACGCGCAGGTGCAGGCACAGCTTGATACCCTCAACATTGATTTTGGAGGGATCAATGCGGACTCTGTCAAAATCCCTGCCGCTTTCAAGGCGCTGTTTGCCAAAGCAAAGATCCAGTTCAAACTGGCGCAGCGGACGCCCGACGATGAGCCTTCCACAGGCATCAACCGTTACGTGACCACCCGCAGTTCCTATGCCTATACAGATAATACCCTTAAATACAGCGCCTCTGGCGGAGCTGATGCCTGGGACCCTACCCGCTACCTGAATATATGGGTTACCAATATCTCCGGCGGTATCCTGGGATATGCTACTTTTCCCGGTGGGAGTGTAGCGCAGGAACAGGGAGTCGTCATATTATATCGCAGCATGCCAGGTGGCACCGCTGCACCGTATAATAAAGGACGTACCCTTACCCATGAAACCGGCCACTACCTTTTCCTGTACCATATCTGGGGCGATGATGATGGCGCCTGCACAGGCAGTGATGAAGTGGATGATACGCCTAACCAGGCTGACCAGACAGGCGGCTGTCCCAATGGCGTGGTGCTTACCGACGCCTGTGCCACCGCTGCTCCCGGTTTCATGTATCAAAACTATATGGACTATACAGATGATGCCTGTATGATTATGTTTACCAAAGAACAGGCTATCCGGATGGAAGAAGCTGTTACGACTTTCCGTGCATCCCTGCTTACCTCCAATGGCGCCGATCCTGTAGTACTGAAAGACATAAATGCTTCTTTACGGAGTATCAATCAGCCGGCAAGCCGTGTTTGCGATGCCACTTTTGCCCCGTCCATTACCTTGCGCAACCTCGGTGTGCAGACTCTCATTGCTGCTACTATCTATGCCAGCGTAGATGGTGGTACGGCAGTGCTTACACAATGGACAGGATCGCTGGTCAGCCGTGCTACTGCTGATATAACGCTCAATAATATTACAGTAACTGCCGGCAAACACACCCTGAAAATATATGTGACCAATCCGAATGGTTCAATAGACGGCGAATTAACGAATGATACACTCACTTCCACTTTTGAGTATTATCCCCCGGTAACGCCACCGCTCACGGAAAGCTTTGAAGGCACTACTTTCCCGCCGCAGGGCTGGGATATTGTAAATCCCGACAATTACTTTACCTGGGAACGGGTAACCGGTGTTGCCAAAACGGGCAATGCTTCCGTCGTTATGCGCAACCTGCAGTATGAACAGAATGGTCCTAAGGATTATCTCCGGCTGCCGCAGGTGAGCATTGGCGCAGCAGATTCTGCTTTCCTTACCTTCCAGGTAGCAGCGGCCGTGCAAACGGCACCGGGCACCGCCAATAATGTATGGGACACTTTACAGGTGCTGGTAAGTACCGACTGCGGTAATACGTATACCAGCCTGTATAAAAAATGGGGCGGCTCACTCATTACGCGGCAAACGGCCATTACTACTTCCTTTGTTCCGCTTGCCAGCGAATGGCGTAAGGATTCTGTTAATCTTACGCCTTATATCGGCAACCAGCCTATTATGCTTGCCTTCCTCAATAGTTCGGAGTTCGAGAATAATATCTACCTCGATGATATTAATCTATATACGCTGGTGGTTAATCCCAATCTGCGGGAAAAGGGACTGCTGGTAACGCCCAACCCTACTACAGGGGCGCTGAGCGTTCAGTTTTATCCCAATCCTACCAAGCTGAGGGGGATCGCCATTTTTGATGCCGCTGGTCAGAAGGTGGCAGAAAGACGTGTGGGTAACGGTGGCGGTACCCGGTACGACTTTGACCTGAGCCCCTTTGCCAATGGCTTGTACCTGGTAAGGGTGGTGTACACGGATAAAACGGTTACGCAGAAAGTGATCAAAAACAGGTAA
- a CDS encoding (2Fe-2S)-binding protein, with the protein MSTRINVTVNGTKYDHRIEPRLLLVQYLRDVLRLTGTHVGCDTTGCGACTIHVNGKATKSCTLLAVQADGYEIMTIEGLSQNGELHPLQEAFNECHGLQCGFCTPGMIMAALNLLQYNPQPTEEEIRVALEGNLCRCTGYHNIIKSVQYAAQKMKKEVAV; encoded by the coding sequence ATGAGCACCAGGATTAATGTAACGGTTAATGGTACAAAGTACGACCACCGCATTGAGCCAAGATTGCTACTGGTTCAATACCTGCGTGATGTGTTGCGGCTGACAGGCACACACGTGGGCTGCGACACCACTGGTTGCGGTGCATGCACCATACATGTCAACGGTAAAGCCACCAAGAGTTGCACGCTGTTGGCTGTGCAAGCCGATGGCTATGAAATAATGACTATTGAAGGACTATCTCAAAACGGTGAACTGCATCCGCTGCAGGAAGCCTTTAACGAATGCCATGGATTGCAATGCGGCTTTTGCACACCAGGTATGATCATGGCAGCGCTGAACCTGCTGCAATACAATCCACAACCAACGGAAGAAGAAATTCGGGTGGCATTGGAAGGCAATCTTTGTCGCTGCACCGGCTATCACAACATTATTAAATCAGTGCAGTATGCTGCCCAAAAAATGAAAAAGGAGGTAGCTGTATGA
- a CDS encoding DUF3667 domain-containing protein, whose amino-acid sequence MPVALKRVDGPYIIHEIQHVLHFEKGILYTIKALLLQPGQNIRTFLTENRSRLVKPILFIVVTSLLYTSITHFFHIERQYAASGRLAHSATMAIMSWIESNYGYANIIMGVFIGLWLKLLCRKSGYNFFEILIMLCFVMGIGMLLFAVFALIEGVTRVDLLKVAGTVTFIYCLWAIGQFFDGKKGASYLFAFIAYLLGMVSFTMTAILTGFLIDLFNNS is encoded by the coding sequence ATGCCTGTTGCTCTGAAAAGAGTTGACGGGCCTTACATCATCCATGAAATTCAGCATGTACTACACTTTGAAAAGGGAATCCTGTACACCATCAAGGCATTATTGTTGCAGCCTGGACAAAATATCAGGACATTTCTCACCGAAAACAGGAGCAGGCTTGTTAAACCGATCCTTTTTATCGTCGTTACTTCTTTGCTCTATACAAGCATTACTCATTTTTTCCATATTGAAAGACAGTATGCTGCATCCGGCAGGCTGGCACATTCAGCCACAATGGCAATCATGTCATGGATCGAAAGTAATTATGGTTACGCCAACATTATTATGGGAGTTTTTATCGGCCTTTGGCTGAAATTACTATGCCGGAAAAGTGGCTATAATTTCTTCGAAATATTGATTATGCTGTGTTTCGTAATGGGGATAGGTATGCTCCTATTCGCTGTGTTTGCCTTGATCGAAGGAGTAACCAGGGTTGACCTGCTCAAGGTAGCAGGAACTGTTACCTTTATTTATTGCTTATGGGCAATCGGTCAGTTTTTTGACGGAAAGAAGGGTGCCAGTTACTTATTTGCTTTTATAGCGTATCTGCTGGGAATGGTGTCATTTACAATGACAGCTATTTTGACCGGGTTTTTAATAGATTTATTTAACAATTCTTAG
- a CDS encoding ATP-binding cassette domain-containing protein — protein sequence MQEILLQLEQVTVKLGAQKILDNIDLTIHPGEHWAVTGQSGSGKTVLAHTLAGRHFFSGHIHTSFDAPETFHHSIVVVEQQHRFKDLTNRSDFYYQQRFNSFDAEQTATVAQELSNYITPANEAAAAQWISLLQINSLMEEPLIQLSNGENKRLQLTIALLQEPRLLVLDNPFVGLDVDGRQILHQILGKISTTGITLLLITTPDQLSPCITHVATLEKGVLMNAVPAAQYKAPEPETIALPVSSATLQSITGVADADFMTAIKMVDVTIQYEGKYILQHIDWQVNRGERWSVSGANGAGKSTLLSLITGDNPQAYANEIYLFDRRRGSGESIWDIKKKTGYVSPEMHLYFDYTATCFQAIASGLFDTIGLFRILTAEQEALVYQWISLMQLDAKTHHGLSRLSAGEQRLALLARALIKHPALLILDEPCQGLDAAHTQLFRQLVDAICAHSPTTLVYVSHYRSEIPACVDKFLHLEKGKATITA from the coding sequence ATGCAGGAGATATTATTACAACTGGAACAGGTGACTGTAAAGCTGGGCGCACAAAAGATACTGGACAATATTGATCTTACCATTCATCCCGGAGAGCACTGGGCTGTTACAGGCCAATCGGGCAGCGGCAAAACAGTGCTGGCCCATACCCTCGCCGGCAGGCATTTCTTCAGTGGTCATATTCACACCTCATTCGATGCGCCTGAAACGTTTCATCATTCCATTGTGGTGGTGGAACAACAACACCGCTTTAAGGACCTCACCAACCGGAGTGATTTTTATTACCAGCAACGTTTTAATTCCTTCGATGCAGAACAAACTGCCACCGTAGCACAGGAACTATCCAACTACATTACGCCGGCCAACGAAGCCGCCGCCGCACAATGGATATCCCTGCTGCAGATCAATAGCCTGATGGAGGAGCCCCTGATACAACTTTCCAACGGGGAGAATAAAAGATTGCAACTGACGATTGCTTTGTTGCAGGAACCCAGGCTGCTGGTGCTGGATAATCCTTTTGTAGGACTGGATGTAGATGGCCGGCAGATCCTGCACCAGATCCTTGGCAAGATCAGCACTACAGGCATTACCCTGTTGCTGATCACTACCCCCGATCAGCTATCGCCCTGCATTACGCATGTAGCCACTTTAGAAAAAGGCGTATTGATGAATGCGGTTCCGGCAGCACAATACAAAGCGCCGGAGCCGGAAACAATAGCTCTTCCGGTATCTTCAGCCACCTTGCAGTCAATCACCGGTGTAGCGGATGCCGATTTTATGACCGCTATTAAAATGGTGGATGTAACCATACAATACGAAGGGAAATACATTCTGCAGCACATTGACTGGCAAGTAAACCGCGGGGAGCGCTGGAGTGTATCAGGCGCCAATGGTGCGGGCAAGTCTACCCTGCTGAGCCTTATTACCGGCGATAACCCACAGGCTTATGCCAATGAGATCTATTTGTTCGACCGGCGTCGGGGCAGCGGGGAAAGCATCTGGGATATCAAGAAGAAGACAGGTTATGTATCGCCTGAGATGCATTTATATTTTGATTATACGGCTACCTGCTTCCAGGCTATTGCCTCGGGATTGTTTGACACCATTGGCCTGTTCAGGATATTGACTGCCGAACAGGAAGCGCTGGTGTATCAGTGGATCAGCCTGATGCAGCTGGATGCCAAGACGCATCATGGCCTTTCCAGGTTATCGGCAGGAGAACAAAGGCTGGCCTTACTGGCAAGGGCATTAATCAAGCATCCGGCGCTGCTCATACTGGATGAACCCTGTCAGGGCCTGGATGCCGCACATACGCAATTGTTCCGCCAACTGGTAGATGCCATCTGTGCGCATTCGCCCACTACCCTGGTGTATGTAAGTCATTACCGGTCCGAAATCCCGGCCTGTGTAGATAAGTTCCTGCACCTGGAGAAAGGGAAAGCGACCATTACGGCCTGA
- a CDS encoding DUF6088 family protein, with protein sequence MNNNKTIESRILSRIARKKSNILLREDFIDLGGYDQVGRALLQLIRKGRIVKIGYGLYAKAKISSLTGETLPVEPLPILAREAMKRLGIKVSPTKAEIDYQAGRSTQVPTGRLIGVSNRISRKIGYKGASVYYERAS encoded by the coding sequence ATGAATAACAACAAAACGATAGAAAGCAGGATTCTTAGCCGGATCGCCCGGAAAAAGTCTAATATCCTATTGCGTGAGGACTTCATTGATTTGGGTGGATATGACCAGGTAGGGAGGGCATTGCTGCAATTAATCCGGAAGGGGAGAATCGTTAAAATTGGTTATGGGCTTTATGCGAAAGCTAAAATATCGTCATTGACGGGAGAAACCCTGCCAGTAGAACCATTACCTATCCTTGCAAGGGAAGCCATGAAGCGACTGGGGATAAAGGTAAGTCCTACCAAAGCAGAAATCGACTACCAGGCTGGCAGGTCCACCCAGGTTCCAACAGGCAGGTTAATTGGAGTTAGTAATAGAATCAGCCGTAAAATAGGTTATAAGGGGGCCTCGGTCTATTATGAACGTGCTTCCTGA
- a CDS encoding nucleotidyl transferase AbiEii/AbiGii toxin family protein produces the protein MNVLPDKSIIEEVASIIGISPSFVEKDWYVTQVIKIAGGISFQDFQIIFTGGTALSKAHRLLQRFSEDTDFRVVAPGLNTLSQSKQRALLSAFKSNIISSFKTVFQLEDEKVYAGNGNRFIAIEIEYSSYFPPENALRPHILIEFTVMNLELPALQLPVSSLVNELAKKSPEVAKIDCTDPAENACDKLSAIAWRIPNRVRGSENDDPTVVRHIHDLAIMSDLAVKHPLFKTLVIQTVKNDDQRSVRTAGMTIVQKLNLMMEILEGEKEYVQEYDRFVRGMSYAPDHNLLSYHQAVEKLRILVNAILS, from the coding sequence ATGAACGTGCTTCCTGATAAAAGTATTATTGAAGAGGTCGCTTCAATAATAGGCATAAGTCCTTCATTTGTAGAAAAAGATTGGTATGTTACTCAAGTAATTAAAATAGCAGGAGGAATATCCTTCCAGGATTTCCAAATTATTTTTACTGGTGGAACTGCTTTATCCAAGGCTCATAGGTTGTTGCAACGTTTTTCAGAGGATACTGATTTCCGGGTAGTTGCTCCCGGGCTGAATACTTTAAGCCAAAGCAAGCAACGGGCATTACTTTCAGCATTTAAAAGCAATATTATTTCCAGCTTTAAAACGGTCTTCCAACTGGAAGATGAAAAAGTATATGCAGGAAACGGTAATCGCTTTATAGCTATAGAAATTGAATATTCCTCTTATTTTCCACCGGAAAATGCTCTTCGGCCTCATATCCTGATTGAATTTACAGTGATGAATCTGGAGCTTCCTGCCCTGCAGTTACCTGTGTCTTCTTTGGTTAATGAGTTAGCCAAAAAGTCGCCGGAAGTTGCCAAAATAGATTGCACTGATCCTGCAGAGAATGCCTGTGATAAACTGAGTGCTATAGCCTGGCGTATTCCTAACAGGGTCCGCGGCTCGGAAAATGATGATCCTACTGTTGTTCGCCATATACATGATTTGGCTATTATGAGTGACCTGGCTGTAAAACATCCTTTGTTTAAAACATTAGTTATTCAAACCGTCAAAAATGATGATCAGCGTTCTGTAAGAACGGCGGGTATGACAATAGTGCAAAAGTTGAACTTGATGATGGAGATTCTTGAAGGAGAAAAAGAGTATGTACAAGAATATGACAGGTTTGTGAGAGGTATGTCTTATGCCCCGGATCACAATCTTCTTTCGTATCATCAAGCTGTAGAAAAACTTCGAATATTGGTCAATGCAATTCTTAGCTAA
- a CDS encoding carboxypeptidase regulatory-like domain-containing protein, whose amino-acid sequence MKSIKSRLVGLSIVAATAGLFAFQAVQTGSVKGTVSPAEGGVRAWALSGTDTLKATIDKGAFEITGAKAGTYRLIIEAKPPYKNAAKDGVTVVDGQPTDVGEIKLEQ is encoded by the coding sequence ATGAAAAGCATCAAGTCAAGATTGGTGGGATTGAGCATTGTTGCCGCCACTGCAGGATTATTCGCCTTCCAGGCTGTTCAAACAGGTTCAGTGAAAGGTACTGTATCACCCGCTGAAGGTGGTGTACGTGCATGGGCGCTGTCTGGCACGGATACGCTGAAAGCGACTATCGATAAGGGTGCATTTGAGATCACAGGTGCCAAAGCAGGTACCTATCGTTTGATTATTGAGGCCAAGCCGCCTTATAAGAATGCAGCCAAAGATGGTGTTACAGTAGTAGACGGACAACCTACAGATGTAGGCGAAATTAAACTGGAACAATAG
- a CDS encoding CoxG family protein — protein MQFSGEHTLNAAPPIIWAMLMDIDTLAKVVPGISHLEKTGDNTYKSTLDIKLGPVNGSFTGNLLLDDLNEPAGFTLRMQQNSKIGNANATIKINLLPVDNNQTKISFDGDVKLSGLLASMGQRVMGGVSNTLAKQFFENIEKELGKEPVH, from the coding sequence ATGCAGTTTTCGGGGGAACATACTTTGAATGCAGCGCCGCCTATAATCTGGGCGATGTTGATGGATATAGATACCCTCGCTAAAGTAGTGCCCGGAATTTCCCATCTTGAAAAAACAGGAGACAATACTTATAAATCCACGCTTGACATTAAGCTTGGACCGGTAAATGGTTCCTTTACCGGCAACCTGCTGTTGGATGACTTAAACGAACCTGCTGGATTTACATTGAGGATGCAGCAGAACAGTAAAATAGGTAATGCCAACGCGACCATAAAGATCAACCTGCTGCCTGTTGATAATAATCAGACTAAAATTTCTTTTGATGGTGACGTGAAATTGTCCGGCCTGTTGGCAAGTATGGGGCAAAGAGTAATGGGCGGGGTTTCAAATACACTCGCCAAACAGTTTTTTGAAAATATAGAGAAAGAATTGGGAAAAGAACCTGTACACTAA